A genomic segment from Streptomyces sp. NBC_01233 encodes:
- a CDS encoding carboxymuconolactone decarboxylase family protein yields the protein MRIDIPEGQHPIEYVWGDMVPGIGMAAANFSLSVYAHTTLGLREFEAARLRVAQINGCVFCLDWRTEREGEKVEEEFSEAVIEWRSTDRFDERTRLAAEYAERYTLDHHGLDDEFWDRMTAHYSQLEIVELTMSIGSWLAFGRLNHVLGLDSVCVLPGH from the coding sequence ATGAGGATCGACATCCCCGAAGGCCAGCACCCGATCGAGTACGTGTGGGGCGACATGGTCCCCGGCATAGGCATGGCCGCCGCGAACTTCTCCCTGTCGGTGTACGCCCACACCACCCTGGGCCTGCGCGAGTTCGAGGCGGCCCGGCTGCGCGTCGCGCAGATCAACGGATGCGTCTTCTGCCTGGACTGGCGCACCGAGCGGGAGGGGGAGAAGGTCGAGGAGGAGTTCTCCGAGGCCGTCATCGAGTGGCGCAGCACGGACCGCTTCGACGAGCGCACCCGGCTGGCCGCGGAGTACGCCGAGCGGTACACCCTGGACCACCACGGCCTGGACGACGAGTTCTGGGACCGGATGACCGCGCACTACAGCCAGTTGGAGATCGTGGAGCTGACGATGAGCATCGGGTCCTGGCTGGCCTTCGGCCGGCTCAACCACGTGCTCGGCCTCGACAGCGTGTGCGTGCTGCCCGGCCACTGA
- a CDS encoding NAD(P)H-dependent amine dehydrogenase family protein yields the protein MISTVVWGTGNVGRLAIRAVEAHPALKLSAVIVHNPAKAGRDAGELGGLDHLLGVEATDDIEAVLATRPRAVVYAASGDIRPDEALADITRAIRSGAVVVSPALYPLYDHRSAPPEFRDPVLAAIAEGGGSLFASGVDPGWGNDVFPFLLSGLGTTIDVIRCQEIFDYSTYDQPDSVRHLVGMGHPMDYEPMMLMPSIPTMVWGGQIRMMARALGVELDEIRETSERRALDTTVTTRTMGDFEAGTQGAIRFEVQGIVEGEPRIVIEHVTRIHASCAPDWPAPPDGGDGAHRVVIEGRPRIEVTIEATDEGENRSAGGNATAVGRLVGAIDWLTEAEPGLYDALDIPLRPATGRLGRKTS from the coding sequence ATGATTTCCACGGTTGTCTGGGGTACCGGCAACGTCGGCCGTCTGGCCATCCGCGCCGTCGAGGCCCATCCCGCGCTGAAACTCTCCGCCGTCATCGTCCACAATCCAGCCAAGGCCGGCCGCGACGCGGGCGAACTCGGCGGCCTCGACCACCTGTTGGGGGTCGAGGCCACCGACGACATCGAGGCCGTCCTGGCCACCCGCCCCCGGGCCGTGGTGTACGCCGCGTCCGGGGACATCCGCCCCGACGAGGCCCTCGCCGACATCACCCGGGCGATCCGGTCCGGCGCGGTCGTCGTCAGCCCCGCCCTCTATCCGCTCTACGATCACCGCAGTGCCCCGCCGGAGTTCCGCGATCCGGTGCTCGCCGCCATCGCGGAGGGCGGCGGCTCGCTCTTCGCCTCCGGGGTCGACCCCGGCTGGGGCAACGACGTGTTCCCGTTCCTGCTCAGCGGACTCGGCACCACCATCGACGTCATCCGCTGCCAGGAGATCTTCGACTACTCCACCTACGACCAGCCGGACTCCGTCCGCCACCTCGTGGGCATGGGCCACCCCATGGACTACGAGCCGATGATGCTCATGCCCTCGATCCCGACCATGGTGTGGGGCGGGCAGATACGGATGATGGCCCGGGCCCTCGGCGTCGAACTCGACGAGATCCGCGAGACGTCGGAGCGCCGCGCCCTCGACACCACCGTGACCACCCGGACCATGGGCGACTTCGAGGCCGGCACCCAGGGCGCGATCCGCTTCGAGGTACAGGGCATCGTCGAGGGCGAGCCCCGCATCGTCATCGAGCACGTCACCCGCATCCACGCCTCGTGCGCACCGGACTGGCCCGCGCCGCCCGACGGCGGCGACGGCGCCCACCGGGTCGTCATCGAGGGCCGGCCGCGCATCGAGGTCACCATCGAGGCCACCGACGAGGGCGAGAACCGCTCGGCCGGCGGCAACGCCACCGCCGTCGGCCGCCTCGTCGGCGCCATCGACTGGCTCACCGAGGCGGAACCCGGACTCTACGACGCCCTCGACATCCCGCTGCGCCCCGCCACCGGCAGACTCGGAAGGAAGACGTCATGA
- a CDS encoding DUF6126 family protein, protein MSEGENPVTVRARIEAKFPRGLVIRLIAYLFVGHLFAFFVYLLFVLGAQNQ, encoded by the coding sequence ATGTCCGAAGGAGAGAACCCCGTCACCGTACGGGCGCGCATCGAGGCCAAGTTCCCGCGCGGCCTGGTGATCCGGCTGATCGCCTACTTGTTCGTCGGCCACCTCTTCGCCTTCTTCGTCTACCTCCTCTTCGTCCTGGGGGCCCAGAACCAGTAA
- a CDS encoding helix-turn-helix domain-containing protein, with translation MKPGPAPGPEDAADELPAVAPQLRELRRRAGLTLEAAAARARLSPAHLSRLETGRRQPSLPLLLGLARTYGTTVSELLGETPAVADPIVRAGGPGAREADGWTYWQAGGSGRGMQALRVHVPHGRSQGELVRVHPGEEWLYVLDGRLRLHLGEAEYLLEPGDSAHFDSLTPHRIGAASSGGADLLFVHTLLQSSLAGLCLGGTSTTHHR, from the coding sequence ATGAAACCCGGTCCTGCCCCCGGCCCCGAAGACGCGGCCGACGAGCTGCCCGCCGTGGCGCCGCAACTGCGCGAACTGCGCCGCCGCGCCGGACTCACCCTGGAGGCCGCCGCCGCCCGGGCCCGGCTCTCGCCCGCCCACCTGTCCCGTCTGGAGACCGGTCGGCGCCAGCCCTCGCTGCCGCTCCTGCTCGGACTCGCCCGCACCTACGGTACGACGGTCTCCGAGCTGCTCGGCGAGACCCCCGCCGTCGCCGATCCCATCGTACGGGCCGGCGGGCCCGGCGCCCGCGAGGCCGACGGGTGGACGTACTGGCAGGCGGGCGGATCCGGCCGCGGCATGCAGGCGCTGCGCGTGCACGTTCCTCACGGTCGCAGCCAGGGCGAGCTGGTCCGCGTACACCCCGGCGAGGAATGGCTGTACGTCCTGGACGGGCGGTTGCGGCTGCACCTGGGCGAGGCCGAGTACCTGCTGGAGCCGGGGGACAGCGCGCACTTCGACTCGCTCACCCCGCACCGGATCGGCGCGGCCTCCTCCGGGGGCGCCGACCTGCTGTTCGTCCACACCCTGCTGCAGAGCAGCCTCGCCGGGCTGTGCCTCGGCGGGACCTCCACCACGCACCACCGATAG
- a CDS encoding alpha/beta fold hydrolase has protein sequence MKLRMPRRRRDRLLAGAAVLAVVAGAGTWTAASAAGDAPAVHRQDQVLDMPGAAVDTSYFTAGGAGNGAQKRPAVLLGHGFGGSKDDVREQAERLARDGYAVMTWSARGFGHSGGRIGLNDPENEVKDVSRLIDWLAARPEVRLDADGDPRVGVSGASYGGAVSLLAAGYDRRVDAIAPQITYWNLADSLFPNDVFKKLWSGIFFTTGSSGGMQQGRPGRPDPSAAPGCGRFQPELCAMYERVAVAGKPDPEARALLEQRSPSAVGDRIKVATLIVQGQDDSLFPLDQADAMARAIAANGAPVSVDWAAGGHDGGMREADRVEDRVAAWFDRHLKGDERADTGPAFRVSRSGGIDSTDGEVTLRGASGDRYPGLVSGPRQFALTGREQTFANPAGGAPPALSSLPGIGGQLAAFGAGLSLDFPGQNARFESAPLTEDVQVTGTPTVTLNVRSTAADGAAVLFGKMYDVGPDGQQQVLPGQLVAPVRVDNAQQGVSVQLRLPAIDHSAAAGHRLRLVVAATDLGYATPAAPAAYTVSVEGPLTVPVATGVRTASAGLPAWTWWLPLGAAALAAGLLGIRRTGRGAAGTRPGSAQPEPALADVPLEITGLTKRYAKAQDRYAVRDLSFRVEKGQVLGLLGPNGAGKTTTLRMLMGLISPDAGEIRVFGHAVRPGAPVLSRVGAFVEGAGFLPHLTGRANLELYWQATGRPAEDSHMAEALEIAGLGDALERAVRTYSQGMRQRLAIAQAMLGMPDLLILDEPTNGLDPPQIREMRDVMIRYAAGGRTVIVSSHLLSEVEQSCTHLVVMDRGQRVAAGEVAEITGGGDTLLVTLAEPVDSVGVEKVAALEGVGSVVTADDGLLVQLEGATAAGLIAELVRLEVPVTGVGPHRRLEDAFLTLIGGSA, from the coding sequence ATGAAGCTCCGAATGCCCCGGCGCCGCCGGGACCGCCTCCTCGCGGGCGCCGCTGTGCTCGCCGTCGTGGCGGGGGCCGGTACGTGGACGGCCGCGTCGGCGGCCGGCGACGCCCCGGCCGTGCACCGTCAGGACCAGGTCCTGGACATGCCCGGTGCCGCCGTCGACACCTCCTACTTCACGGCGGGCGGTGCCGGGAACGGCGCGCAGAAACGTCCCGCTGTGCTCCTCGGGCACGGTTTCGGCGGCAGCAAGGACGATGTCCGCGAACAGGCCGAGCGGCTGGCGCGCGACGGCTACGCCGTCATGACCTGGTCGGCGCGCGGCTTCGGCCACTCCGGCGGCCGGATCGGGCTGAACGACCCCGAGAACGAGGTCAAGGACGTCTCCCGGCTGATCGACTGGCTCGCGGCCCGGCCGGAGGTGCGGCTCGACGCGGACGGTGATCCGCGCGTCGGCGTGTCCGGGGCCTCGTACGGCGGGGCGGTCTCGCTGCTGGCCGCCGGCTACGACCGGCGGGTGGACGCGATCGCTCCGCAGATCACCTACTGGAACCTCGCGGACTCCCTCTTCCCGAACGACGTCTTCAAGAAGCTGTGGTCCGGCATCTTCTTCACCACCGGCTCGTCCGGCGGGATGCAGCAGGGCCGGCCCGGTCGGCCGGACCCGTCGGCCGCTCCCGGCTGCGGCCGGTTCCAGCCCGAGCTCTGCGCGATGTACGAACGCGTGGCCGTGGCCGGGAAGCCCGACCCCGAGGCGCGCGCCCTGCTGGAACAGCGCAGCCCCTCGGCCGTCGGCGACCGGATCAAGGTGGCGACCCTGATCGTGCAGGGCCAGGACGACTCCCTCTTCCCGCTGGACCAGGCGGACGCGATGGCCCGGGCCATCGCGGCGAACGGGGCCCCCGTCTCCGTGGACTGGGCGGCCGGCGGGCACGACGGCGGCATGCGCGAGGCGGACCGCGTCGAGGACCGGGTGGCGGCCTGGTTCGACCGCCACCTGAAGGGGGACGAGCGCGCGGACACCGGCCCGGCGTTCCGGGTCTCCCGCTCCGGCGGCATCGATTCCACCGACGGCGAGGTGACGCTGCGCGGCGCGAGCGGCGACCGCTACCCCGGGCTGGTCTCCGGCCCGCGGCAGTTCGCCCTGACGGGACGGGAGCAGACCTTCGCCAATCCGGCGGGCGGCGCGCCTCCGGCCCTGTCCTCGCTGCCCGGCATCGGCGGGCAGCTCGCCGCCTTCGGGGCCGGCCTCTCCCTGGATTTCCCCGGGCAGAACGCCCGGTTCGAGTCGGCGCCGCTGACCGAGGACGTACAGGTCACCGGGACCCCGACCGTAACCCTGAACGTGAGGTCGACAGCTGCCGACGGGGCGGCCGTGCTGTTCGGCAAGATGTACGACGTGGGGCCCGACGGGCAGCAGCAGGTGCTGCCCGGTCAGCTCGTCGCCCCGGTGCGCGTGGACAACGCGCAGCAGGGTGTGAGCGTGCAGCTGAGGCTTCCCGCGATCGATCACTCCGCCGCGGCCGGACACCGGCTGCGGCTGGTGGTCGCCGCCACCGACCTCGGCTACGCAACCCCGGCCGCGCCGGCCGCCTACACGGTCTCCGTGGAGGGCCCGCTGACCGTGCCCGTCGCGACCGGAGTACGGACCGCCTCGGCCGGGCTGCCCGCCTGGACCTGGTGGCTGCCGCTGGGCGCGGCGGCGCTGGCCGCGGGGCTGCTCGGGATCCGGCGCACCGGCCGGGGGGCCGCGGGGACGCGGCCGGGCTCGGCGCAGCCGGAGCCCGCACTGGCCGACGTACCCCTGGAGATCACCGGACTGACGAAGCGGTACGCGAAGGCGCAGGACCGGTACGCGGTGCGGGACCTGTCGTTCCGGGTGGAGAAGGGGCAGGTGCTCGGGCTCCTCGGGCCCAACGGGGCGGGCAAGACCACCACCCTGCGGATGCTGATGGGGCTGATCTCGCCGGACGCCGGGGAGATCCGGGTGTTCGGGCACGCGGTGCGGCCCGGCGCTCCGGTGCTGTCGCGGGTCGGGGCGTTCGTGGAGGGTGCGGGGTTCCTGCCGCACCTGACGGGCCGCGCCAATCTGGAGCTGTACTGGCAGGCCACCGGCCGTCCGGCCGAGGACTCGCACATGGCGGAGGCACTGGAGATCGCGGGGCTGGGCGACGCGCTGGAGCGCGCGGTGCGCACGTACTCGCAGGGCATGCGCCAGCGCCTCGCGATCGCGCAGGCGATGCTCGGGATGCCGGACCTGCTGATTCTCGACGAGCCGACGAACGGTCTGGACCCGCCGCAGATCCGGGAGATGCGGGACGTGATGATCCGCTACGCCGCCGGCGGGCGGACGGTCATCGTCTCCAGCCACCTGCTGTCGGAGGTGGAGCAGTCCTGTACGCACCTGGTGGTCATGGACCGCGGACAGCGGGTCGCGGCGGGCGAGGTGGCCGAGATCACCGGTGGCGGGGACACGCTGCTGGTGACCCTGGCCGAGCCGGTGGACTCGGTGGGCGTCGAGAAGGTGGCGGCGCTGGAGGGAGTGGGTTCCGTGGTAACCGCCGACGACGGGCTGCTCGTACAGCTCGAAGGCGCGACGGCCGCGGGGCTGATCGCCGAACTCGTGCGGCTGGAGGTGCCGGTGACCGGAGTGGGGCCGCACCGGCGACTGGAGGACGCGTTCCTCACCCTGATCGGAGGTTCGGCGTGA
- a CDS encoding ABC transporter permease, translating to MSAVQEVAAGYRASRTLPLRVEALRQWRRRRTLVMGGVLAALPFILMIAFAVGGGPGSRDGGNGRVTLIDTATASGANFAATCLFVSAGFLLVVPVALFCGDTVASEASWSSLRYLLASPVPRMRLLWSKLVVALGFSLAAMVLLPVVALAAGTAAYGWGPLKLPAGGALAAGDTVPRLALAVAFVFVSQLVTAGLAFWLSTRTDAPLGAVGGAVGLAIVGNVLDAVTALGSWREFLPAHWQFAWADALQPQLEWGGMVKGAVVSVSYALVLFALAFRGFSRKDIVS from the coding sequence GTGAGCGCCGTACAGGAGGTGGCCGCGGGCTACCGGGCGAGCCGTACGCTGCCACTGCGCGTGGAGGCGCTGCGGCAGTGGCGCCGGCGGCGGACGCTGGTCATGGGCGGGGTGCTGGCGGCGCTGCCGTTCATCCTGATGATCGCGTTCGCGGTGGGCGGCGGTCCCGGCAGCCGGGACGGCGGGAACGGTCGGGTCACCCTGATCGACACGGCCACGGCCTCGGGCGCGAACTTCGCCGCGACCTGTCTGTTCGTCTCGGCCGGGTTCCTGCTGGTGGTGCCGGTGGCGCTGTTCTGCGGGGACACGGTGGCCTCGGAGGCGAGCTGGTCCTCGCTGCGCTATCTGTTGGCCTCGCCGGTGCCGCGGATGCGGCTGCTGTGGAGCAAGCTGGTGGTGGCGCTGGGGTTCAGCCTGGCCGCGATGGTGCTGCTGCCGGTGGTCGCGCTGGCGGCGGGCACGGCCGCGTACGGATGGGGGCCGCTGAAGCTCCCGGCGGGCGGGGCGCTGGCGGCCGGGGACACCGTGCCGCGGCTCGCGCTGGCGGTGGCCTTCGTCTTCGTGTCGCAGCTGGTGACGGCGGGCCTGGCGTTCTGGCTGTCGACGCGCACGGACGCGCCGCTGGGTGCGGTGGGCGGTGCGGTCGGTCTGGCGATCGTCGGCAATGTGCTGGACGCGGTGACGGCGCTCGGATCGTGGCGCGAGTTCCTGCCGGCGCACTGGCAGTTCGCATGGGCGGACGCCTTGCAGCCGCAGCTGGAGTGGGGCGGGATGGTCAAGGGAGCGGTGGTGTCGGTGTCGTACGCGCTGGTGCTGTTCGCCCTCGCCTTCCGCGGGTTCTCGCGCAAGGACATCGTGTCCTGA
- a CDS encoding carbonic anhydrase — MAPELVFDNGLGDLYVLRTGGQAIGPVVTGSVEYGPMTGGTPLVMVLGHQRCGAIEAAYKSLKDGAPLPGNLQAIVKAVEPAYRLTVESPGADPVDTVIHNQIRVTADDLRANGDPAPLVKEGALAVVGAYYSLDTGKVDVLTGAPA, encoded by the coding sequence GTGGCGCCCGAACTGGTCTTCGACAACGGGCTCGGCGATCTGTACGTGCTGCGCACGGGCGGGCAGGCGATCGGCCCGGTGGTCACCGGTTCGGTCGAATACGGGCCCATGACGGGCGGCACTCCGCTGGTCATGGTGCTCGGGCACCAGCGCTGCGGCGCCATCGAGGCCGCCTACAAGTCGCTCAAGGACGGCGCACCCCTGCCCGGGAACCTCCAGGCGATCGTGAAGGCGGTGGAGCCGGCGTACAGGCTGACCGTCGAGAGCCCCGGTGCCGACCCCGTCGACACCGTGATCCACAACCAGATCAGGGTCACCGCCGACGATCTGCGCGCCAACGGCGACCCGGCGCCCCTCGTGAAGGAGGGCGCCCTGGCCGTCGTCGGCGCCTACTACTCGCTGGACACGGGCAAGGTGGACGTCCTGACGGGGGCGCCCGCCTGA
- a CDS encoding aldo/keto reductase, with protein sequence MRYLPLGSSGLQVSAVGLGCNNFGGRLDAQATRAVVDAALDAGITLLDTADIYGNAGGSEVHLGQALKGRRDQVVLATKFGYDGVDMKYGPAAGSRGGRAYIRRAVEESLRRLDTDHIDLFQLHSPDPATPIAETLAALTELVAEGKVRYIGHSNLSGWQLAEAAHVARETGSVPFVSAQNEWSLLERSVERELVPAALHYGVGVLPYFPLANGLLTGKIRRGAPVPAGSRLEGRDAYLTDERLDVVEALAALAEKHDRTVLELAIGWLSAQPGCASVIAGATSAEQVRANAAVADRPLDAELLAEIDAIPGAQKPE encoded by the coding sequence ATGCGCTATCTCCCCCTGGGCAGTTCAGGTCTGCAGGTCTCCGCCGTCGGCCTCGGCTGTAACAACTTCGGTGGCCGGCTCGACGCCCAGGCCACCCGCGCCGTCGTCGACGCCGCCCTGGACGCGGGCATCACCCTCCTCGACACCGCCGACATCTACGGCAACGCGGGCGGCTCCGAGGTCCACCTCGGGCAGGCCCTCAAGGGCCGCCGCGACCAGGTCGTCCTCGCCACCAAGTTCGGCTACGACGGCGTGGACATGAAGTACGGGCCCGCCGCCGGATCCCGCGGCGGCCGTGCGTACATCCGGCGGGCCGTCGAGGAATCACTGCGCCGCCTCGACACCGACCACATCGACCTCTTCCAGTTGCACAGCCCCGACCCGGCCACCCCGATCGCCGAGACCCTGGCCGCGCTCACCGAGCTCGTCGCCGAGGGCAAGGTCCGCTACATCGGCCACTCCAACCTCTCCGGCTGGCAGCTCGCCGAGGCCGCCCACGTCGCCCGGGAGACCGGCTCGGTCCCCTTCGTGTCGGCGCAGAACGAGTGGTCGTTGCTGGAGCGGTCCGTCGAGCGCGAGCTGGTTCCGGCGGCCCTGCACTACGGCGTCGGCGTGCTCCCGTACTTCCCGCTCGCCAACGGCCTGCTGACCGGCAAGATCCGCCGCGGCGCACCCGTCCCGGCCGGCTCCCGCCTCGAAGGCCGCGACGCGTACCTCACCGACGAGCGCCTCGACGTGGTCGAAGCCCTGGCCGCGCTCGCCGAGAAGCACGACCGCACCGTCCTCGAACTCGCCATCGGCTGGCTCTCCGCCCAGCCCGGCTGCGCCTCCGTCATCGCGGGCGCCACCTCCGCCGAGCAGGTGCGCGCCAACGCGGCCGTCGCCGACCGACCGCTCGACGCCGAGCTGCTCGCCGAGATCGACGCGATCCCGGGGGCGCAGAAGCCGGAGTGA